The Lachnospiraceae bacterium genome has a window encoding:
- a CDS encoding ABC transporter substrate-binding protein, with the protein MNKRIVCIVWALCLLLAGCSRENTPPAENSVPDQPKQESSGVTEEEEAGQKPALLYPAEGGELRLAIQNPASLLPWQVSDEQTGKLLLLIYSPLMNQSEDGRLQPCLAESWSWSEDQSQLTIQLRQDVHFHDGQRLTASDVVYSIQQLQSASNVFRSAVSGIAHAEAVDEGCVRLQFAAPGRMQEETLVFPIVPWGYEEALVPVGTGPYQYDQTEPMREMKLKRYEAYFGDKPYITEITVYFVRDGKAVEQCFETTRTNLMQTNHFEWGTYANQKNLTLHRFESYETLYLEFNRQGAFGASLSNRQKVAYAIDASHVLRDAYWGRGNVTETLLRPASWYQGHTTKEYEYDAEKAQSIPAQTTDQIKLLYDSRDLVQTAAAETIREQLTEAGLTVTLTTAGYYDIALKREQMTLVKIAEKLGRAELLQAAFTEEEISSAAAQLDAFMTEELPVYNLFFLTQTSVTGYGIKGMMTPNDWNVFLGIEDLYMKGTAAS; encoded by the coding sequence ATGAATAAAAGGATAGTATGTATTGTATGGGCGCTTTGCCTGCTGCTTGCCGGCTGCAGCCGGGAGAATACACCCCCGGCAGAGAATTCGGTGCCGGATCAGCCGAAGCAGGAAAGCAGCGGGGTGACAGAAGAGGAGGAAGCGGGGCAAAAGCCAGCGCTGCTATATCCGGCAGAGGGCGGGGAGCTGCGCCTGGCAATCCAGAATCCGGCATCGCTGCTGCCATGGCAGGTAAGCGATGAGCAGACAGGTAAGCTGCTGCTGCTGATTTATAGCCCGCTGATGAATCAAAGTGAGGATGGCAGGCTGCAGCCATGTCTGGCAGAGAGCTGGAGCTGGTCAGAGGATCAGAGTCAGCTGACGATCCAGCTGAGGCAGGATGTGCATTTTCATGATGGGCAGAGACTGACGGCAAGCGATGTTGTGTACAGCATTCAGCAGCTGCAGTCGGCAAGCAATGTGTTCCGCTCTGCTGTGAGCGGTATTGCGCATGCGGAAGCTGTGGATGAAGGCTGTGTACGGCTTCAATTTGCGGCCCCTGGCCGGATGCAGGAGGAAACGCTGGTGTTCCCGATTGTCCCTTGGGGATATGAGGAGGCGCTTGTTCCGGTGGGCACAGGTCCGTATCAGTATGATCAGACGGAGCCGATGCGAGAGATGAAGCTGAAGCGGTATGAGGCGTATTTTGGAGATAAGCCGTATATTACGGAGATAACGGTGTATTTTGTGCGGGATGGTAAGGCTGTGGAGCAGTGCTTTGAGACCACACGGACTAATCTCATGCAGACGAATCATTTTGAGTGGGGGACTTATGCCAATCAAAAGAATTTGACGCTGCACCGCTTTGAGAGCTATGAGACTTTGTATTTAGAATTTAATCGTCAGGGAGCGTTTGGCGCCTCGCTGTCTAACCGGCAAAAGGTGGCATATGCGATTGACGCGTCGCATGTGCTGCGGGATGCATATTGGGGGCGGGGAAATGTGACAGAAACGCTGCTGCGGCCAGCGAGCTGGTATCAGGGGCATACGACGAAGGAGTATGAGTATGATGCAGAGAAGGCGCAGAGCATTCCGGCTCAGACTACAGATCAGATCAAGCTTTTGTATGACAGCAGAGATTTGGTGCAGACCGCGGCGGCGGAAACGATCCGTGAGCAGCTGACGGAGGCTGGGCTTACCGTGACGCTTACGACAGCGGGATATTATGATATTGCGCTTAAAAGGGAGCAGATGACGCTTGTGAAGATAGCGGAGAAATTGGGCAGGGCTGAGCTTCTGCAGGCGGCGTTCACAGAAGAGGAGATCAGCAGCGCCGCAGCGCAGCTGGATGCCTTCATGACGGAGGAGCTGCCAGTCTATAATTTGTTTTTCCTGACGCAGACATCGGTCACGGGATATGGGATCAAAGGGATGATGACACCGAATGACTGGAATGTGTTTTTGGGGATTGAGGATCTGTATATGAAAGGGACGGCGGCATCATGA
- the plsX gene encoding phosphate acyltransferase PlsX, translating into MGGDYAPQAPVGGALLALSQCPELSIVLTGNEEAIQKELAGKQYDSQRLMIHPTTEVVENEEHSPVEAIRKKKDSSMVVALKMLKQQEVDGFVSAGNTGAVLSGATLLVGRIAGVQRPALTVALPTGELPTLVLDVGANMDSKPGYLVQFARMCQIYFRKQYGVAQPKVGLLNVGVEPGKGNALVKEVYELLRQEEDMNFIGNVEAREVMSGDVHIVVTDGFAGNVLLKNTEGVVSFILKKMKKELYSSLRTKLGALLIKPALLKLKNDLDPRAVGGTPMLGVDGAVIKAHGNSNDVAIANAIRQCLTFIDSGVNDEIRAKLKKESKSREGV; encoded by the coding sequence ATGGGCGGCGATTATGCGCCGCAGGCGCCGGTCGGAGGCGCTCTTTTGGCGCTGTCTCAGTGTCCGGAGCTATCGATTGTACTCACGGGAAATGAAGAAGCTATCCAAAAGGAGTTGGCCGGAAAACAGTATGATTCGCAGCGGCTTATGATTCACCCGACGACAGAGGTGGTAGAAAATGAAGAGCATTCACCAGTGGAAGCGATCCGAAAGAAAAAGGATTCTTCGATGGTGGTTGCGCTGAAAATGCTCAAGCAGCAGGAAGTGGACGGTTTTGTTTCGGCAGGTAATACAGGGGCCGTTCTTTCGGGCGCCACGCTTTTGGTCGGCAGGATTGCGGGCGTGCAGCGGCCGGCGCTGACAGTGGCGCTGCCAACAGGGGAGCTTCCGACTCTGGTGCTGGATGTAGGCGCGAATATGGATAGCAAGCCTGGGTATCTGGTGCAGTTTGCCAGGATGTGTCAGATTTATTTTCGCAAGCAATACGGCGTTGCGCAGCCTAAGGTGGGCCTTTTAAATGTGGGCGTAGAACCGGGAAAGGGAAATGCGCTGGTGAAGGAAGTGTACGAGCTGCTGAGGCAGGAAGAGGACATGAATTTTATCGGCAATGTAGAGGCGCGCGAGGTCATGAGCGGCGATGTGCATATTGTTGTTACCGATGGGTTTGCCGGCAACGTACTGCTGAAAAATACCGAAGGGGTCGTAAGCTTTATTTTGAAGAAAATGAAAAAAGAGCTTTATTCCAGTCTGCGTACCAAGCTCGGAGCGCTGCTGATTAAGCCGGCACTGCTTAAATTGAAAAATGATCTGGATCCGAGAGCGGTGGGAGGCACGCCCATGCTGGGAGTTGATGGCGCTGTGATCAAGGCGCACGGCAACTCTAACGATGTAGCGATTGCCAATGCCATACGGCAGTGCCTTACCTTTATTGATTCCGGTGTGAATGATGAAATCAGGGCTAAGCTGAAAAAAGAGTCCAAATCACGCGAAGGCGTTTAA
- the polA gene encoding DNA polymerase I has protein sequence MNPKVLLVDGHSIANRAFYGVPLLTNSKGVYTNALHGFFNILWKVIEQEKPEYLGIAFDLKTPTFRHELYADYKGTRAGMPPELREQIPLLMDMLQKAGIALLTKEGYEADDVLGTIGKEASAAGQEVMILSGDRDLLQLVDEHITLLIPKTKKGGTETEVYHEAEVEEKYGVSPAGYLQMKALMGDPSDNIPGVPSIGEKTAAKIIQAYGTVENAIAHADEIKPPRAAQNLQEFKEQARMSLVLATICTDCNQPGKAGKLTQQSFATPSFIDALKEYELKSLLQRVLQRVPEEADAAKEESRPAADFTAVKNAAELQQIMEKESGALTLMLWPEGFAAAARGRELCFAELGADQVLEALRPLLTSPQIPKITFDVKELYKELLPRRIEMQGPVLDVLLAAYLLNPSKEEYAPDELSKLYLDELAPSETEILGSGVKRLTWQQVPGDKRAAYMTGVTRILSRIAEPMQQELKEKSMESLYETIERPLAEVLASMELWGIAVDLEVLESIGKFLTKEIQTLQEEIWQLAGEPFNINSPKQLGTVLFERLGLPAGKKTKSGYSTSAEVLEKLKWEHPIIAKVLMYRQLTKLESTYVEGLKAFVVDGRIHSKFKQAVTATGRLSSTDPNLQNIPIRMDLGRQLRKAFVPSGPEYCFMDADYSQIELRLLAHMSGDEKMIEAYRSGADIHRMTASQVMQIPFDEVTPEQRSSAKAVNFGIIYGMGAFSLSDDLGISKKEASAYIENYFAQYPKVRGFLEGCVSFAKQHGYGQTLFGRRRNIEELKASNFNQRSFGERVAKNMPIQGSAADIIKIAMVQVYRRLKEEGLRSRLIVQVHDELLIEVYRPEADRVKQILEEEMQGAADLAVPLLIDVHMGENWYEAK, from the coding sequence ATGAATCCTAAAGTGCTTTTAGTAGATGGCCATTCCATTGCCAACCGGGCTTTTTACGGCGTACCGCTGCTCACCAATTCAAAGGGCGTTTACACCAATGCGCTGCATGGTTTTTTTAATATCCTCTGGAAGGTAATCGAGCAGGAAAAGCCAGAATATCTAGGCATTGCCTTTGATCTCAAAACGCCGACCTTCCGTCATGAACTGTATGCAGACTATAAGGGAACGCGCGCCGGCATGCCGCCGGAGCTGCGCGAGCAGATTCCCCTTCTGATGGACATGCTGCAAAAGGCCGGCATTGCGCTGCTTACGAAGGAAGGATACGAAGCAGATGACGTGCTTGGAACGATCGGAAAGGAGGCCTCCGCGGCCGGCCAAGAGGTCATGATTCTCTCCGGCGATCGCGATCTGCTGCAGCTGGTGGATGAGCATATCACGCTGCTCATTCCCAAGACCAAAAAGGGCGGGACGGAGACAGAGGTTTATCACGAAGCAGAGGTGGAAGAAAAATATGGCGTCAGCCCTGCCGGATATCTGCAGATGAAGGCTCTGATGGGAGATCCGTCCGACAACATTCCCGGCGTACCGTCCATCGGCGAGAAGACAGCCGCCAAAATCATTCAGGCATATGGCACAGTGGAAAACGCCATTGCCCATGCCGACGAAATCAAGCCGCCGCGTGCTGCGCAGAATTTGCAGGAATTTAAAGAGCAGGCGCGCATGAGCCTTGTTTTGGCTACGATTTGCACCGATTGTAATCAGCCCGGCAAAGCCGGAAAATTGACGCAGCAGAGCTTTGCAACGCCATCGTTCATTGATGCGTTAAAAGAATATGAGCTCAAAAGCCTGCTGCAGCGAGTGTTGCAAAGAGTACCGGAGGAGGCGGACGCTGCCAAGGAGGAGTCAAGGCCGGCAGCTGATTTTACAGCAGTAAAAAACGCGGCAGAGCTTCAGCAAATCATGGAGAAAGAGAGCGGAGCGCTTACCCTGATGCTTTGGCCTGAGGGCTTTGCCGCCGCCGCAAGAGGAAGGGAGCTATGCTTTGCAGAGCTGGGGGCAGATCAGGTATTAGAGGCCCTGCGGCCTTTACTGACATCGCCGCAGATTCCTAAAATCACGTTTGATGTGAAGGAGCTATACAAAGAGCTGCTGCCGCGCCGGATTGAAATGCAGGGACCTGTGCTGGATGTGCTGCTGGCTGCCTATTTGCTCAATCCTTCTAAAGAGGAGTATGCACCGGATGAGCTTTCTAAATTATATCTGGATGAGCTGGCGCCGTCGGAGACAGAAATTTTAGGAAGCGGCGTCAAACGGCTGACATGGCAGCAGGTGCCGGGTGATAAAAGAGCTGCTTATATGACCGGTGTGACGCGCATCCTAAGCCGCATTGCAGAGCCCATGCAGCAGGAGCTGAAAGAGAAAAGCATGGAGAGCCTGTATGAGACGATTGAAAGGCCGCTGGCCGAGGTGCTGGCTTCCATGGAGCTCTGGGGGATTGCAGTGGATCTGGAAGTTTTAGAGAGCATCGGCAAGTTTTTAACAAAGGAAATTCAGACGCTGCAGGAAGAGATCTGGCAGCTGGCAGGAGAACCGTTTAACATCAATTCACCTAAGCAGCTGGGAACTGTTTTATTTGAAAGGCTGGGACTGCCGGCGGGCAAGAAAACAAAATCCGGATATTCAACCTCGGCAGAGGTGCTGGAAAAGCTAAAATGGGAGCATCCGATCATAGCAAAGGTGCTGATGTACAGGCAGCTGACAAAGCTGGAGTCCACCTATGTAGAGGGACTGAAGGCGTTTGTGGTGGACGGCCGGATCCACTCTAAATTTAAACAGGCTGTTACGGCGACAGGACGTCTTTCCAGTACGGATCCCAATCTGCAGAACATTCCCATTCGCATGGATCTGGGCAGGCAGCTGCGCAAAGCATTTGTCCCCAGCGGACCAGAATATTGCTTTATGGACGCAGATTATTCACAGATTGAGCTGCGCCTGCTGGCGCATATGTCAGGCGATGAAAAGATGATCGAAGCCTATCGTTCAGGAGCAGATATTCACCGGATGACGGCATCACAGGTGATGCAGATTCCCTTTGATGAGGTAACGCCTGAGCAGCGCAGCAGCGCTAAGGCTGTTAATTTTGGCATCATTTATGGCATGGGGGCCTTTTCGCTCAGCGATGATCTGGGCATTTCAAAGAAAGAGGCTTCTGCATATATTGAAAATTATTTCGCACAATATCCTAAGGTACGCGGCTTTTTGGAGGGCTGTGTTTCCTTTGCCAAGCAGCATGGCTATGGGCAGACGCTTTTTGGCCGCCGGCGCAACATTGAGGAGCTTAAGGCTTCTAATTTCAATCAGCGGTCCTTTGGCGAGCGCGTGGCTAAAAATATGCCGATTCAAGGCAGCGCCGCCGATATTATTAAGATTGCGATGGTGCAGGTGTACCGGCGCTTGAAGGAAGAAGGGCTGCGCAGCCGTCTGATTGTACAGGTGCATGATGAGCTTTTGATCGAGGTATACCGCCCGGAGGCGGATAGGGTAAAGCAGATCTTAGAAGAAGAAATGCAGGGGGCTGCTGATCTGGCAGTGCCGCTTTTGATTGATGTGCATATGGGAGAGAACTGGTATGAAGCCAAATAA
- a CDS encoding dephospho-CoA kinase, with product MKPNKRVLGITGTIASGKSTVSRYLEQRHHIPRIDADRVGHAVLEEKKEELMAAFGKEILEEGKVSRPRLGAIVFADPAKLQQLNQIMHPAICAHIEAWIRETQAPILAVEAIELLRSEIKDMVDEIWVVYADPEIRMKRMMQERGLSEEEARKRVQSQWDDAQYRKAADCVICGNGTLEDLYRQCDQKVNDE from the coding sequence ATGAAGCCAAATAAACGCGTTCTTGGCATCACAGGTACGATTGCTTCCGGCAAGAGTACGGTTTCCCGATATCTGGAGCAGAGGCATCACATCCCGAGAATAGATGCCGATCGGGTCGGACATGCTGTATTAGAGGAAAAAAAGGAAGAGCTGATGGCTGCATTTGGAAAAGAAATTTTAGAAGAAGGCAAGGTCAGCCGGCCGCGGCTGGGAGCGATCGTGTTTGCGGACCCTGCTAAGCTGCAGCAGCTGAATCAGATCATGCATCCAGCAATCTGCGCGCATATTGAGGCCTGGATCAGAGAAACGCAGGCGCCGATCCTGGCGGTAGAGGCCATTGAACTGCTTCGTTCGGAGATCAAGGATATGGTCGATGAGATCTGGGTCGTGTATGCGGATCCGGAGATTAGAATGAAGCGCATGATGCAGGAGAGAGGCCTGTCAGAAGAAGAAGCGCGTAAAAGGGTGCAGAGCCAGTGGGATGATGCGCAGTACCGAAAGGCTGCGGACTGTGTGATCTGCGGAAATGGTACTTTAGAAGATTTATATCGACAATGTGATCAGAAAGTAAACGATGAATAA
- the smc gene encoding chromosome segregation protein SMC, protein MELKRVEIMGFKSFPEKIQVEFGKGITAIVGPNGSGKSNISDAVRWVLGEQSAKTLRGAKMEDVIFAGTERRKPVNFAQVTLVLDNHDKKMAVDFNEVAISRRVYRSGESEYTINGGRCRLRDVQEMLMDTGIGKDGYSVIGQGQIDQLLSSKPQDRRMIFEEAAGIVKYKSRKEQAEKQLAEEADNLSRVQDILEELTSRLEPLEKQAETAETYLSLKEELKTYEVASFLGEYQELQGQYERVSRLLEELSEQIEGSRKDQQQAKERSEQYAKEADEARKGLTVLYEEHNQLRLQKESNEGDKRVMLQQAEGNEKEIDSLQQRLEDVKQRMSSRIETVKKEEIKLQQLEAQTAKEENEQKAFLELLGKKEEEQQQLTSAYDEVKNRVSSLEQELSMLRAQAERHALVLEQDLSQQEQIDHKGAELSQQMQEQNRQIEDERKKQEEAVQAAARALQEEQELSTQTEQMRQTIREKQKQQESLILQMRELQGRMKWLQDMESDYEGFSGSVKAVMQLKKQDPNRYQTVHGTVADILQVPGEYTLAIEIALGAAIQNIIVQDTKAAKELIEMLRSTKRGRATFLPLDSVTARSPIQNESVIKAMKGVCGFAHELVEYAPVYQKIISRQLSNVVVAEDFESASQVSRRYGNAVRVVTLKGDIFNIGGSITGGSTTAKAGGILSRKDEIKRLQQQLTAKREEGRVLQAEVSALSEQRQNMSLKLEKKQNERQAAEQNRMQGEQRLQQLSFILQHMQAQMEETEQSRKELTISKEQHEKQERQSRKQLTELEESQEQLRQEAETAQHAVEVLSAQIEAEKGELSQKKIALAGLRQQQQFMQRTVDWESQEIENLAQEADAILEDSQQRREQVEAAHKQIDQIEQQQTQLEKEIEEKAAQMKQLEAQRAEKDRRRDESIKEAEETLRSFSALEKEQVRLENQAARAKKDLNDLQDRIWEEYELTYGAAKALSEKNGQQDLGSQTAMKKRVSQLKEAIRRLGNVNVDAIEELLALRERCTFLNQQRDDIAQSEASLREVIEQLTQKMEEQFIKGFSAIAKTFNEVFQKLFGGGQGILRLGEGENALEAGIEIIAQPPGKKLQSMMLLSGGERALTAISLLFAIHQLNPAPFCILDEIEAALDDANVGRYADYLKEMCEHTQFIIITHRKGTMEAADTMYGVTMEEKGVSKCISVQFAEAQA, encoded by the coding sequence ATGGAATTAAAACGTGTAGAGATCATGGGCTTTAAGTCCTTTCCGGAAAAAATTCAGGTAGAGTTTGGAAAGGGAATTACTGCCATTGTGGGCCCTAATGGAAGCGGAAAGAGTAATATATCAGATGCTGTGCGCTGGGTATTGGGAGAACAGAGCGCTAAAACACTGCGCGGCGCCAAAATGGAGGATGTTATCTTTGCCGGAACAGAGCGCAGAAAGCCCGTTAATTTTGCGCAGGTGACGCTGGTATTAGATAATCATGATAAAAAAATGGCCGTTGATTTCAATGAAGTGGCCATCAGCCGCCGCGTATACCGCTCAGGAGAGAGTGAATATACGATCAACGGCGGGCGCTGCCGGCTTAGGGATGTGCAGGAAATGCTGATGGATACGGGAATCGGCAAAGATGGCTACAGCGTCATCGGGCAGGGACAGATTGATCAGCTTTTAAGCAGCAAGCCTCAGGACCGGCGGATGATTTTTGAAGAAGCTGCCGGTATTGTGAAATATAAAAGCAGAAAAGAACAGGCAGAGAAGCAGTTAGCGGAGGAAGCGGATAATCTGAGCCGCGTACAGGATATTCTGGAGGAGCTGACCTCAAGACTGGAGCCCTTGGAGAAACAGGCCGAAACAGCTGAGACATACCTGAGTCTAAAAGAGGAGCTGAAAACCTACGAGGTGGCTTCCTTTTTGGGAGAATATCAGGAGCTGCAAGGGCAGTATGAGCGGGTCAGCAGGCTGCTGGAGGAGCTGAGCGAACAGATTGAAGGATCTAGAAAGGATCAGCAGCAGGCGAAGGAGCGCTCTGAGCAGTACGCCAAGGAAGCAGATGAAGCGCGCAAAGGCTTGACAGTGCTTTATGAGGAGCATAATCAGCTTCGGCTGCAAAAGGAAAGCAATGAGGGCGACAAGCGCGTGATGCTGCAGCAGGCAGAAGGCAATGAAAAGGAAATTGATTCACTGCAGCAGCGGTTAGAGGATGTTAAGCAGCGTATGAGCAGCCGCATTGAAACAGTAAAAAAAGAAGAGATAAAGCTGCAGCAGCTGGAAGCGCAGACAGCCAAGGAGGAGAACGAGCAGAAGGCCTTTTTAGAGCTTTTGGGCAAAAAGGAAGAGGAGCAGCAGCAGCTCACAAGTGCTTATGACGAGGTTAAAAACCGCGTGTCATCTTTAGAGCAGGAGCTCAGTATGCTGCGCGCGCAGGCAGAGCGTCATGCCCTTGTTTTGGAACAGGACCTCTCACAGCAGGAGCAAATAGACCATAAAGGCGCTGAACTAAGCCAGCAAATGCAGGAACAGAACCGGCAAATAGAGGATGAGCGCAAAAAGCAGGAGGAAGCAGTGCAGGCTGCAGCGAGGGCACTGCAGGAAGAGCAGGAGCTAAGCACACAGACCGAGCAGATGCGCCAGACAATCCGCGAAAAGCAGAAGCAGCAGGAAAGTCTGATTCTGCAGATGAGAGAACTCCAAGGGCGTATGAAATGGCTGCAGGATATGGAGAGCGATTATGAAGGCTTCAGCGGCAGCGTAAAGGCTGTTATGCAGCTAAAAAAACAAGATCCAAACCGATATCAGACGGTACATGGTACAGTAGCAGATATTCTGCAGGTGCCGGGAGAATATACGCTGGCAATTGAAATTGCATTGGGAGCTGCCATTCAAAATATTATTGTGCAGGATACGAAGGCTGCAAAAGAGCTGATTGAAATGCTGCGCAGCACCAAGCGGGGAAGAGCTACATTTTTGCCGCTCGATAGCGTAACAGCGCGCAGCCCCATCCAAAATGAAAGCGTGATCAAAGCGATGAAAGGAGTGTGCGGCTTTGCCCACGAGCTGGTAGAGTACGCCCCAGTCTATCAAAAGATTATTTCCCGGCAGCTCAGTAATGTCGTGGTAGCGGAAGACTTTGAAAGCGCTTCTCAGGTATCGCGCCGGTATGGAAATGCAGTGCGCGTTGTTACGCTAAAAGGGGATATCTTTAATATTGGAGGCTCGATTACAGGTGGCAGTACAACGGCAAAAGCCGGCGGTATCCTAAGCCGAAAGGACGAGATTAAGCGCCTGCAGCAGCAGTTAACTGCGAAAAGAGAAGAAGGCAGAGTACTGCAGGCAGAGGTTTCGGCCTTGTCAGAGCAGCGCCAGAATATGAGTCTTAAACTAGAGAAAAAACAAAATGAAAGACAGGCTGCAGAGCAAAACCGCATGCAGGGGGAGCAGAGGCTGCAGCAATTATCCTTCATTTTGCAGCATATGCAGGCGCAAATGGAAGAGACAGAGCAAAGCAGAAAAGAGCTAACGATCTCCAAGGAGCAGCATGAAAAACAAGAGCGGCAGAGCCGCAAACAGCTGACGGAGCTTGAGGAAAGCCAAGAGCAGCTAAGGCAGGAGGCAGAAACAGCACAGCATGCCGTAGAAGTGCTCAGCGCTCAAATTGAGGCTGAAAAGGGCGAGCTATCTCAAAAGAAAATTGCGCTGGCAGGACTTAGGCAGCAGCAGCAGTTTATGCAGCGAACAGTGGACTGGGAGTCACAGGAAATCGAGAATCTGGCGCAGGAGGCCGATGCGATTCTGGAGGACAGCCAGCAGCGCAGAGAACAGGTAGAGGCAGCTCACAAACAGATTGATCAGATTGAGCAGCAGCAGACGCAGCTGGAAAAAGAGATTGAAGAGAAAGCAGCGCAAATGAAGCAGCTGGAAGCGCAAAGAGCGGAAAAGGATCGGCGCCGGGATGAGAGCATTAAAGAGGCAGAAGAGACACTGCGAAGCTTCAGCGCTCTAGAAAAAGAACAGGTTCGTTTAGAGAATCAGGCTGCTAGAGCGAAAAAGGATCTTAATGATCTGCAGGATCGTATATGGGAAGAATACGAGCTAACCTATGGCGCGGCAAAAGCGCTGAGTGAAAAAAATGGTCAGCAGGATCTGGGAAGCCAGACGGCAATGAAAAAACGGGTTTCACAGCTAAAGGAAGCCATCCGGCGGTTAGGGAACGTCAATGTGGATGCGATCGAGGAGCTGTTGGCGCTGCGAGAACGATGCACATTTTTAAATCAGCAAAGAGACGATATTGCACAGTCAGAGGCGAGTCTGCGCGAGGTAATCGAGCAGCTGACGCAAAAGATGGAGGAACAGTTTATTAAAGGCTTTTCTGCGATTGCCAAAACCTTTAATGAGGTATTTCAGAAATTGTTTGGCGGCGGACAGGGCATTCTGCGGCTGGGAGAAGGAGAAAATGCGCTGGAAGCCGGCATCGAGATCATTGCACAGCCTCCCGGAAAGAAGCTGCAGAGCATGATGCTGCTCTCCGGCGGCGAGAGGGCTCTTACAGCCATTTCCCTTTTGTTTGCAATCCATCAGCTAAATCCGGCGCCATTTTGCATTTTGGATGAGATCGAGGCTGCGCTGGATGATGCCAATGTAGGGCGGTATGCTGATTATTTAAAAGAGATGTGCGAGCATACACAGTTTATTATCATTACACACCGCAAAGGAACGATGGAAGCAGCAGATACCATGTATGGAGTGACGATGGAGGAAAAAGGCGTATCGAAGTGTATATCTGTTCAATTTGCAGAGGCGCAGGCCTAG
- a CDS encoding Holliday junction resolvase RecU — MSYWKSRGLRGSAFEELLNMTNEAYRKEGLALIQKIPTPIKPIEIDQEKRVIKLAYFEQKSTVDYIGVMGSIPICFDAKECGKKSLPFSNIHPHQVAFMKDFDKQGGLAFLLVHFTVYHEYYLLPVETLAAYYEHREETGRASVPYQAFQRELMIPETEGAVLNYLAAALKYGKMKAKGETFV; from the coding sequence ATGAGCTACTGGAAAAGCAGAGGACTCAGAGGCAGCGCATTTGAGGAGCTGCTGAACATGACCAATGAGGCGTATCGCAAAGAGGGGTTGGCTCTGATCCAGAAGATCCCAACGCCGATTAAGCCGATTGAGATTGATCAGGAAAAACGCGTGATCAAACTGGCCTATTTTGAGCAGAAAAGTACGGTGGATTATATTGGCGTGATGGGGAGTATTCCGATTTGCTTTGACGCCAAGGAGTGCGGCAAAAAGAGCCTGCCATTTTCTAATATTCATCCACATCAGGTGGCCTTTATGAAGGATTTTGATAAGCAGGGAGGCTTGGCCTTTCTGCTGGTACATTTTACGGTATACCATGAATATTATCTGCTGCCGGTGGAAACGCTGGCGGCGTATTATGAACATAGAGAAGAGACCGGACGCGCATCGGTCCCTTATCAGGCATTTCAGCGAGAGCTGATGATTCCGGAGACGGAGGGAGCGGTTTTAAACTATTTGGCAGCAGCCCTGAAATATGGTAAAATGAAGGCTAAAGGTGAAACATTTGTATGA
- the rnc gene encoding ribonuclease III — protein MISDERLTEFEHIIAYSFRQRRWLRQALTHSSYSREQKKTPDYERLEFLGDAVLELCTSQMLFEKYDWPEGKLTKTRAKIVCEASLSYIAKTLSFGEFIVMNYGEEKTGGRERPSILCDVVEAVIGAVYLDGGMEEARALIERILYSRLEEIPDERQFDFKSTLQELLQGKGKEKPTYRVIAEEGPPHDRTFVSELWLEGRPICQGEGKSKKEAAQRAAEKALAMWKS, from the coding sequence ATGATTTCAGATGAGCGGTTGACAGAATTTGAACATATTATCGCTTATTCTTTTCGTCAGCGCCGATGGCTTCGTCAGGCGCTGACACATTCTTCTTATAGCCGGGAACAAAAAAAGACGCCGGATTATGAGCGGCTTGAATTTTTAGGAGATGCAGTGCTGGAGCTATGCACCTCTCAGATGCTATTTGAAAAATATGACTGGCCGGAAGGTAAATTGACCAAGACTAGAGCGAAAATCGTATGCGAGGCTTCTTTGTCTTACATAGCCAAAACACTTTCTTTTGGTGAATTTATCGTGATGAATTATGGAGAAGAAAAAACAGGCGGACGCGAGCGGCCTTCTATTTTGTGCGACGTGGTGGAGGCTGTCATCGGAGCCGTATATCTGGACGGCGGTATGGAGGAAGCGAGGGCGCTGATTGAACGGATTTTATACAGCAGGCTGGAAGAAATACCCGATGAACGCCAGTTTGATTTTAAGTCAACGCTGCAGGAGCTTTTGCAAGGAAAAGGAAAAGAAAAACCGACCTACCGTGTGATTGCAGAGGAAGGACCGCCGCATGACAGAACCTTTGTCAGCGAGTTATGGCTTGAAGGCAGGCCGATCTGCCAGGGAGAAGGAAAGAGCAAAAAGGAAGCGGCGCAGCGGGCGGCTGAGAAGGCGCTGGCCATGTGGAAATCTTAA
- a CDS encoding acyl carrier protein: MSTDELSIVRQIIAEEMEINPEDITEEMSLEEDLEMDSTSILQVLMACEVEFNVEYDPEDIRQIKTVEDILKSLSEW, from the coding sequence ATGAGCACAGACGAGCTAAGTATTGTTCGCCAGATTATTGCAGAGGAGATGGAGATCAATCCGGAAGACATTACAGAAGAGATGTCTCTGGAAGAGGATCTGGAAATGGACAGCACTTCTATTTTGCAGGTGCTGATGGCCTGTGAGGTTGAGTTCAATGTAGAATATGACCCGGAGGATATTCGGCAAATCAAAACGGTAGAGGATATTTTAAAAAGTTTGTCTGAATGGTGA